In Phocoena sinus isolate mPhoSin1 chromosome 10, mPhoSin1.pri, whole genome shotgun sequence, a single genomic region encodes these proteins:
- the LOC116760845 gene encoding 39S ribosomal protein L47, mitochondrial-like — translation MLLILEQEAKRQRLPMPSLKRLEKVVDSMDTLDKVVQEREDALRILQTGQEKARPGSWRRDIFGRIIWHKFKQWPIPWYLNKRNNRKRFFAVPCVKRFVRLRIEKQACIKARKTSLASKKEKFLQEKFPHLSEAQKSSLI, via the coding sequence ATGCTCCTAATTCTAGAGCAGGAGGCTAAGCGGCAGAGATTGCCAATGCCAAGTCTGAAGCGGTTAGAAAAGGTAGTAGATTCCATGGATACATTAGATAAAGTTGTCCAGGAAAGGGAAGATGCCCTCAGAATTCTTCAGACTGGTCAAGAAAAAGCTAGacctggttcttggagaagagaCATCTTTGGAAGAATCATCTGGCACAAGTTCAAGCAGTGGCCTATACCTTGGTacctaaataaaagaaacaatagaaaacgATTCTTTGCAGTGCCCTGCGTGAAACGTTTTGTCAGACTGAGAATTGAGAAACAAGCCTGCATCAAAGCAAGGAAGACAAGTttagcaagcaagaaagaaaagtttcttcaggaaaagtttccacatctTTCTGAAGCCCAGAAATCAAGTCTTATCTAA